A stretch of the Salmo salar unplaced genomic scaffold, Ssal_v3.1, whole genome shotgun sequence genome encodes the following:
- the LOC123738364 gene encoding uncharacterized protein, whose product MYSGPRRKQQLKEHLQDSSIVEPDGPNGLTRQAPDPAGTVTRQAPDPAGTVTRQATDPAGTATDPAGTVTRQATDPAGTVTRQATDPAGTVTRQATDPAGTVTRQATDSSRNIDPPGHGPSRNGDPPGHGPSRNSDPPGHGPSRNGDPPGHGPSRNGDPPGHKHSRSVEEILDWFKPLPPVLSPLACSSAQERLDDVLESGETRSPLENRNHSVYTTGPANQTAGQQPGPANQMALVLAGQQPADSSVELPSDRIHSTLRESPVSDNTNYTLRESPDLSTGTSGEKERNSVSVCEQEDMQVEPAAKTIQSPSGETQTSSIDLPFFTKATECLPSSADPPGNTSVRTGTVRTSLTQTQGEQVQDSSPDMTAMDVETNPCYKGCVLEGQSIDHGDSDEVEGIKDHTGEASVSQTPTTKQLEPSSLVECSAETLTGPDQLSEWAPKTQFVRQKDWSPPVVRQKDWSPQSSDRRTGLPSRPTEGLVSPVVRLEGTGLPSRQTEGLTDVAPEIWYTTEEDVNGKKDAEDPGSDVRSPPSPAELKSEELLNNGMLKDCDRPVHVLQHQDMKADRKHPTTTDCISESRSESQLTDEGSEKLRGNAQTEMISIRSGRVRKSLVRSNAVQTSSGKDGAAPRDGQQTATLSCKVIIERLSPDMREGIRPAALPVGHSPEPTAALPVGHFPEPTGKIPIGKVRFEMGPPLPPLLMPLTVTPPRPVKPANPRQVIGKLSFPSPMERPVSPLGSQTAPDGQMLSSPSRTAPSSPLQFGSATPKHALPVPGRLPAFSPSSSSTSPAQENSMRILDSMYPELSARAWTLGILRGNICMSAAETGTTPSSSVSQVSGFKTINSSSTAFTKTEQRGKRSGVNMLLPKSAKRLRLDNCSPALLGRRPGPAGRRPALLLRGYPPRHQPKEKLVGKPAADASISQALEKIEAQCFDLLPVIKSHLFVGNLSRKPVLRDEEKEVLSEFSNNQPLADDLMSVMLTKLKTERTELPGSHLQALVRVYTALCRQRRDWDRAHILAYSILREDFPESAKLVLFMVTTWPNVFSCRTVVCQAIHTVTKVKAQGEVLHCLTAYLGWEKSPPSDVDQLVSSTLTSVRDAAEMTFQKHPRHGEDLNPVAWQRVFTLELLCSHTHWKWTHDNLLSKELWTVMNSWVTQPRSRQTPIQDVTVAAILRLIGGRLGQLGIKEGCGWSVKNISRVINTFARHGRSEGVPWEVQLAAVYTVYDLSPSNPKEALAALASWRGETTQPVPPAVTSCITQIASLCRHVNP is encoded by the exons ATGTATTCAGGAC CCAGGAGAAAACAGCAGTTAAAGGAGCACCTACAGGACAGCAGCATAGTTGAACCCGACGGACCCAATGGGCTGACCCGCCAGGCCCCGGACCCAGCAGGAACAGTGACCCGCCAGGCCCCGGACCCAGCAGGAACGGTGACCCGCCAGGCCACGGACCCAGCAGGAACG GCCACGGACCCAGCAGGAACGGTGACCCGCCAGGCCACGGACCCAGCAGGAACGGTGACCCGCCAGGCCACGGACCCAGCAGGAACGGTGACCCGCCAGGCCACGGACCCAGCAGGAACGGTGACCCGCCAGGCCACGGACTCCAGCAGGAACATTGACCCGCCAGGCCACGGACCCAGCAGGAACGGTGACCCGCCAGGCCACGGACCCAGCAGGAACAGTGACCCGCCAGGCCACGGACCCAGCAGGAACGGTGACCCGCCAGGCCACGGACCCAGCAGGAACGGTGACCCGCCAGGCCATAAACATAGTAGATCAGTTGAGGAGATCCTGGACTGGTTCAAGCCgctgcctcctgtcctctcccccttAGCCTGCTCCTCAGCTCAGGAGAGGTTGGATGATGTCTTGGAGTCAGGAGAGACCAGATCTCCTCTAGAGAACAGAAACCACTCTGTCTACACTACAGGACCAGccaatcagacagcaggacagcaaCCTGGACCAGCCAATCAGATGGCTCTTGTGTTGGCAGGACAACAACCTGCAGACTCCTCAGTGGAACTACCATCAGACAGAATTCATTCTACTCTGAGAGAAAGCCCCGTCTCAGACAACACTAATTATACTCTGAGAGAAAGCCCTGATCTGTCCACGGGGAcgtcaggagagaaagagaggaacagtgtgtctgtctgtgaacagGAAGACATGCAGGTAGAACCAGCTGCAAAAACCATCCAATCCCCATCAGGAGAGACTCAAACCTCCTCTATTGATCTACCGTTCTTTACCAAAGCCACAGAGTGTCTCCCAAGCTCAGCGGATCCTCCGGGCAACACCTCTGTCCGCACCGGCACCGTTCGGACCTCACTCACCCAGACACAAGGAGAACAAGTGCAGGACTCCTCACCAGACATGACAGCAATGGATGTTGAGACTAACCCATGTTATAAAGGATGTGTCTTGGAGGGTCAGAGCATCGACCATGGGGACTCGGACGAAGTAGAAGGAATTAAAGATCATACGGGAGAGGCCAGCGTGTCTCAAACTCCCACCACTAAACAGCTGGAACCCAGTTCTCTGGTAGAATGTTCTGCTGAGACGCTGACTGGTCCGGACCAACTGAGTGAATGGGCTCCTAAAACTCAAT TCGTCCGACAGAAGGACTGGTCTCCCCCAGTCGTCCGACAGAAGGACTGGTCTCCCCAGTCGTCCGACAGAAGGACTGGTCTCCCCAGTCGTCCGACAGAAGGACTGGTCTCCCCAGTCGTCCGGCTAGAAGGGACTGGTCTCCCCAGTCGTCAGACAGAAGGACTGACAGATGTAG CTCCTGAGATCTGGTACACAACCGAAGAGGATGTGAATGGAAAGAAAGATGCTGAAGACCCGGGGTCAGATGTTAGGAGTCCACCGTCTCCTGCAGAGTTAAAGAGTGAGGAGCTTTTGAACAACGGGATGCTGAAAGATTGTGATCGCCCGGTCCATGTTCTTCAACACCAGGATATGAAAGCTGACCGTAAGCATCCTACAACCACCGACTGCATCTCTGAGTCGAGGTCGGAGTCCCAGCTGACGGATGAAGGGTCTGAGAAACTACGTGGAAATGCCCAGACTGAGATGATCAGTATTAGAAGTGGGCGTGTCAGGAAGAGTCTTGTTAGATCAAACGCAGTCCAAACGAGCTCAGGGAAAGACGGCGCGGCCCCCAGGGACGGCCAGCAAACGGCCACCCTTTCATGTAAAGTTATTATTGAAAGACTCAGCCCTGACATGAGGGAAGGGATCAGGCCAGCAGCCTTGCCTGTGGGCCACTCCCCAGAACCCACAGCAGCCTTGCCTGTGGGCCACTTCCCAGAACCTACAGGGAAAATTCCTATTGGGAAGGTTCGCTTTGAAATGGGTCCTCCACTACCTCCTCTTCTGATGCCTCTCACTGTAACTCCTCCGAGACCGGTAAAACCTGCTAATCCAAGACAGGTGATTGGTAAACTGTCCTTTCCCTCACCAATGGAAAGACCTGTTTCCCCTCTGGGGTCCCAAACAGCACCTGATGGTCAGATGTTGAGCTCCCCGTCTCGAACCGCTCCTTCCTCACCACTACAGTTTGGTTCAGCCACTCCTAAACACGCCCTTCCTGTTCCAGGGAGACTTCCTGCCTTcagcccttcctcttcctccactaGTCCCGCCCAGGAGAACTCCATGAGGATTCTAGACAGCATGTATCCAGAACTGTCTGCCCGTGCCTGGACTCTCGGTATCCTCCGAGGAAACATCTGTATGTCTGCTGCTGAGACGGGGACTACACCCTCcagctcagtcagtcaggtatCTGGCTTCAAAACCATCAACTCCTCGTCCACGGCTTTCACCAAAACAGAACAAAGAGGGAAGCGAAGTGGAGTCAACATGCTTCTACCAAAGAGTGCCAAAAGGCTGAGGCTGGATAACTGCTCCCCGGCCCTGCTGGGGCGACGGCCCGGCCCTGCTGGGCGACGGCCGGCCCTGCTGCTAAGGGGATATCCTCCACGACATCAGCCA AAGGAGAAACTGGTTGGGAAACCAGCAGCCGACGCCTCCATATCCCAGGCCTTAGAGAAGATAGAAGCCCAGTGTTTTGACCTGTTGCCTGTCATCAAGAGTCACCTGTTTGTTGGGAATCTGTCTAGGAAGCCTGTGTTAcgggatgaggagaaggaggtccTCTCTGAGTTCTCAAACAATCAG CCTCTGGCAGATGATCTGATGTCGGTGATGCTGACTAAGCTGAAGACTGAGAGGACTGAGCTGCCTGGGTCTCACCTCCAGGCTCTGGTCAGAGTCTACACTGCTCTGTGCCGACAGAGGAGGGACTGGGACAGAGCTCATATCCTGGCCTACAGCATCCTTAGAGAAG aTTTCCCTGAGTCAGCCAAGCTGGTTCTGTTCATGGTGACCACGTGGCCCAACGTGttctcctgcaggactgtagtGTGCCAGGCCATCCACACGGTCACCAAGGTCAAAGCTCAAGGAGAGGTGCTCCACTGCCTGACTGCTTACCTGGGATGGGAGAAG AGTCCTCCTAGTGACGTGGATCAGTTGGTGTCCAGCACGTTGACGTCGGTCAGAGACGCCGCCGAGATGACCTTCCAGAAACACCCGCGACATGGAGAGGACCTGAACCCTGTTGCCTGGCAACGCGTCTTCACCCTGGAGCTGCTCTGCTCTCATACACACTGGAAGTGGACCCATGACAACCTACTGAG TAAAGAGCTGTGGACGGTGATGAACTCCTGGGTGACTCAGCCCAGATCGAGACAGACTCCCATCCAGGATGTTACTGTGGCTGCGATCCTCAGACTCATAGGTGG GCGCCTCGGGCAGCTGGGAATTAAGGAGGGATGTGGCTGGTCTGTGAAGAACATCTCCAGGGTCATCAACACCTTCGCCAGACACGGCCGGTCAGAAG GTGTTCCCTGGGAGGTCCAGCTGGCAGCTGTCTACACTGTCTACGACCTGTCGCCTAGCAACCCCAAGGAGGCTCTGGCTGCGCTGGCGTCATGGCGAGGAGAGACCACCCAGCCTGTCCCCCCCGCTGTCACCAGCTGCATCACACAGATCGCCTCGCTCTGCCGACACGTCAACCCCTAG